A genomic region of Neisseria cinerea contains the following coding sequences:
- the ylqF gene encoding ribosome biogenesis GTPase YlqF, whose amino-acid sequence MAIQWFPGHMNKAKKAIAERAKSVDMVIEMLDARMPASSENPLLAQLSKGKPKLKILNKQDLADPERTKIWLEHYNSRPDTRAIALDSYETGAHGKITQACRAMIPHRQGIDKPLRVLICGIPNVGKSTLINGMIGKKSAKTGNEPGITKAEQRLFLADDFWLYDTPGMLWPKIIVEEGGYNLAAGGAVGRNALDEEEVALELLDYLRRHYLPMLQERYQADKDPSSHWDDNSWLEWIAKKRGAVLSGGRINYQKAAENILTDFREGKIGRITLETPNQWETWLKKARQKEAELKAIREARKAERKGQKPADE is encoded by the coding sequence ATGGCAATCCAATGGTTTCCCGGCCACATGAACAAAGCAAAAAAAGCCATCGCCGAACGCGCCAAAAGCGTAGACATGGTGATTGAAATGCTGGATGCGCGAATGCCCGCCTCTAGCGAAAACCCCCTGCTTGCCCAACTTTCCAAAGGCAAACCCAAACTCAAAATCCTAAACAAACAAGATCTTGCCGACCCCGAGCGCACCAAAATCTGGCTCGAACACTATAACAGCCGCCCAGATACCCGCGCCATCGCCCTCGACTCCTATGAAACAGGCGCACACGGCAAAATTACCCAAGCCTGCCGCGCCATGATTCCCCACCGCCAAGGCATAGACAAACCCCTGCGCGTCCTCATCTGCGGCATCCCCAATGTCGGCAAGTCCACCCTCATCAACGGCATGATAGGCAAAAAATCCGCCAAAACCGGCAACGAACCCGGCATCACCAAAGCCGAACAACGCCTTTTCCTTGCCGACGACTTCTGGCTCTACGATACCCCCGGAATGCTGTGGCCGAAAATCATCGTTGAAGAAGGCGGCTACAACCTTGCCGCCGGCGGCGCAGTTGGACGCAACGCGTTGGACGAAGAAGAAGTTGCCCTCGAACTCTTAGACTACCTCCGCCGCCACTACCTCCCCATGCTGCAAGAACGCTACCAAGCCGACAAAGACCCCAGCAGCCACTGGGACGACAACTCATGGCTCGAGTGGATAGCCAAAAAACGCGGCGCAGTCCTTAGTGGCGGACGGATCAACTACCAAAAAGCCGCCGAAAACATCCTCACCGATTTCCGCGAAGGCAAAATCGGCAGAATCACTCTCGAAACGCCGAACCAATGGGAAACATGGCTCAAAAAAGCCCGTCAGAAAGAAGCTGAACTAAAAGCCATTCGCGAAGCCAGAAAAGCAGAGCGTAAAGGGCAGAAGCCTGCGGACGAGTAG
- the scpB gene encoding SMC-Scp complex subunit ScpB: MTEKLPPDALIEAALLTQAEPLNEKTMRELCVPPLSQDKLIDVLAQLKTRWQGRALRLVHTHEGWRFQIVQTAFERLGSLQEQRAPRYSRAVMETLAIIAYQQPVTRGDIEGIRGVAVSQNVMQTLQDRGWIEVIGHRDTLGKPALWATTATFLSDLSLNSLEELPPLTELGELVLPDLMEMPPADEEESETAPSDMLLN, from the coding sequence ATGACTGAAAAGCTCCCTCCCGACGCGCTCATCGAAGCTGCGCTTTTGACCCAAGCCGAACCCTTAAACGAAAAGACCATGCGAGAATTGTGTGTACCGCCGCTGTCGCAGGACAAATTAATCGACGTGTTGGCGCAGTTGAAAACACGTTGGCAGGGCAGGGCGTTGCGACTGGTGCATACGCACGAGGGCTGGCGTTTTCAAATCGTGCAGACGGCATTCGAGCGGCTGGGCAGCCTCCAAGAACAGCGTGCGCCGCGCTACTCCAGGGCTGTGATGGAAACGCTGGCGATTATCGCCTACCAGCAGCCGGTAACGCGTGGCGATATCGAGGGTATACGCGGCGTAGCGGTGTCGCAGAATGTGATGCAGACCTTGCAGGATCGGGGGTGGATTGAGGTAATCGGACATCGTGATACGCTTGGCAAACCAGCATTGTGGGCGACAACAGCAACGTTCCTCAGTGATTTGAGTTTGAACAGCTTGGAAGAACTGCCCCCGTTGACAGAACTAGGCGAATTGGTTTTGCCCGATTTAATGGAAATGCCCCCTGCTGATGAAGAAGAATCGGAAACCGCACCATCCGATATGTTGCTCAATTGA
- the recN gene encoding DNA repair protein RecN, translated as MLLTLSLRDFVIVENLNLDFQSGFTVLTGETGAGKSITLDAIGLLLGDKADYSQVRHGAKEAQLSALFDISHLPFLKEELHDQGLLDDGEEELSIRRIIDAKGKSRSFINNQAVTLAQLKSVGSQLIDIHGQNAHHSLNQEAAQRNLLDAFAGSKEQAETVRQLYQNWVNAKKTLQEAQEHAETIIIERERLEWQFNELSQLDVKEGEWESLSQSHDSLAHSAELLQAAEEVGDKIDGDNGIQRHIYQCQKLLTNLQNIEPRFAESLNMLASIEAELGEISANMRDVAGRSDINPNELAAQEQRMGELMGMARKYRIEPEELPQKLAEIEERLQSLQAAADLEALTQTVARNLVEYQEAAHILSAMRHQAAGRLSEETTENMQHLAMKGARFDIALLPSSPTAHGLEQVQFQVAANKGNPPRPLNKVASGGELARISLALQVVTSQYTEIPTLIFDEVDTGIGGGVAEMVGKALRTLGKKHQVLAVTHLPQVASCGENHWQVRKHSGGEQTVSEISVLDEGQRIEEIARMLGGEVITETTRLHAAELLQLAS; from the coding sequence ATGCTTCTAACACTTTCTTTGCGAGATTTTGTTATTGTCGAAAATCTGAATCTTGATTTTCAAAGCGGGTTTACTGTATTGACCGGCGAGACGGGTGCGGGAAAATCCATTACCTTGGACGCAATCGGCTTACTGTTGGGCGATAAGGCAGATTACAGCCAAGTGCGCCATGGTGCAAAAGAGGCTCAACTGTCAGCACTGTTTGATATTTCCCATTTGCCTTTTTTAAAAGAAGAATTGCATGATCAAGGGCTATTAGATGACGGCGAAGAAGAACTTAGCATCCGCCGCATTATCGATGCCAAAGGCAAAAGCCGAAGCTTTATCAACAATCAGGCAGTTACATTGGCGCAACTCAAATCTGTGGGCAGTCAGCTTATCGATATCCATGGACAAAATGCCCATCATTCGCTTAATCAGGAAGCCGCCCAACGGAATCTTCTAGATGCATTTGCAGGCAGCAAAGAGCAGGCGGAAACCGTCAGACAGCTGTATCAAAACTGGGTCAATGCTAAAAAAACACTGCAAGAGGCGCAGGAACACGCCGAGACCATCATTATCGAGCGTGAACGTTTGGAGTGGCAATTCAATGAATTGAGCCAGTTAGACGTAAAAGAAGGCGAATGGGAATCCCTCAGCCAAAGCCATGACAGTCTTGCCCATTCTGCCGAGCTGTTGCAGGCTGCCGAAGAAGTCGGAGATAAGATTGACGGTGATAACGGCATCCAACGGCATATTTACCAATGTCAAAAGCTATTGACCAATTTGCAAAACATCGAGCCGCGTTTTGCCGAGAGCCTGAATATGTTGGCAAGTATCGAAGCCGAACTGGGCGAGATCAGTGCCAATATGCGCGATGTGGCCGGACGCAGCGACATCAATCCCAATGAATTGGCAGCTCAGGAGCAGCGTATGGGCGAGCTGATGGGAATGGCGCGGAAATACCGTATCGAACCTGAAGAATTGCCACAAAAGCTGGCTGAAATCGAAGAGCGCCTGCAAAGCCTGCAAGCTGCTGCCGATTTGGAAGCATTGACGCAAACCGTTGCCCGCAACCTTGTCGAATATCAGGAAGCCGCCCACATTCTTTCCGCTATGCGCCATCAGGCTGCCGGTAGGCTTAGTGAAGAGACGACAGAAAATATGCAGCATCTTGCCATGAAAGGTGCGCGTTTTGACATTGCCCTACTGCCGTCTTCCCCGACGGCGCACGGCTTGGAGCAAGTACAGTTTCAAGTTGCCGCTAACAAAGGTAATCCACCCCGTCCGCTGAACAAAGTCGCATCCGGCGGCGAACTTGCCCGCATCAGTCTGGCTTTACAGGTTGTTACCAGCCAATACACGGAAATCCCAACGCTGATTTTTGACGAAGTAGACACCGGCATCGGCGGCGGAGTAGCCGAAATGGTCGGTAAGGCGTTACGCACTTTGGGTAAAAAACATCAGGTGCTTGCCGTTACCCACCTTCCTCAAGTCGCATCCTGCGGAGAAAATCATTGGCAGGTACGAAAACATAGTGGAGGCGAGCAAACCGTCAGTGAAATCAGCGTGTTGGATGAGGGACAACGGATTGAGGAAATTGCCCGTATGCTGGGTGGGGAAGTAATTACCGAAACGACACGCCTACATGCGGCTGAATTACTTCAGCTTGCATCATAA
- the mnmC gene encoding FAD-dependent 5-carboxymethylaminomethyl-2-thiouridine(34) oxidoreductase MnmC, translated as MDNLAWNGIPDIRTLYNIIDKRAQPLNLIICLPDYKIPDFQTAQDASDGECRLKHRLEQALQCLQFNSINLIEHILPDVRFWLVPPSRTNRLHEHFQHISWQSEAAAQAENTPDKPWFAHPYTSERQKPKHILVIGAGISGAATAYILAEYGISVTVLDAGKAASAASGNRQGLLYAKISPHDTEQTELLLTGYGYTKRLLEHILPDSDTWGGNGIIHLNYNQDEYRRNHELGLQKHHAHLYHSITSAEAEKIAGIPLTAPYTEPSCGLFWQHGVWLNPPAFVHALLNHPLIGLHENTPLTDISHDGEKWIATTPNGIFSATHIIYCTGAHSSYLPETNLSSLPLRQIRGQTGLTPSTPFSEQLRCAVSGESYISPSWHGLHCYGASFIPNSSNTGWNKAEEASNRQALAHLEPSLAESLFTTNPNPQKYQGHAAMRCDSPDHLPIVGALGDIAAMQQTYAKLALDKNYRIDTPCPYLPNAYTNTAHGTRGLATAPICAAAIAAEILGLPHPLSKRLRHALHPNRTVIRAIVRRQNLTP; from the coding sequence ATGGACAATCTCGCATGGAACGGCATTCCCGACATCCGCACACTTTACAATATTATCGACAAACGCGCGCAACCGCTCAACCTGATTATCTGCCTACCCGATTATAAGATTCCCGATTTTCAAACCGCACAAGATGCTTCGGACGGAGAATGCCGTCTGAAACACCGTTTAGAACAAGCACTGCAGTGCCTACAATTCAACAGCATCAATCTGATCGAACACATCCTGCCCGATGTCCGTTTCTGGCTGGTTCCACCTTCACGCACCAACCGCCTACACGAACATTTCCAACATATTTCATGGCAGTCCGAAGCGGCCGCACAAGCAGAAAACACACCCGACAAACCTTGGTTTGCACATCCGTACACGTCCGAACGGCAAAAACCGAAACACATCCTCGTCATCGGTGCAGGCATATCCGGAGCGGCAACCGCCTACATACTGGCAGAATACGGCATATCCGTTACCGTATTGGACGCAGGCAAAGCCGCATCAGCCGCCAGCGGAAACCGTCAAGGGCTGCTTTATGCCAAAATCTCGCCACACGATACCGAACAAACCGAACTTTTGCTCACCGGCTACGGTTACACCAAACGCCTGCTCGAACACATCCTGCCCGACTCCGACACATGGGGCGGAAACGGCATCATCCACCTCAATTACAACCAAGACGAATACCGTCGCAATCACGAATTGGGGTTACAAAAACACCATGCACACCTCTACCACAGCATCACGTCTGCAGAAGCCGAAAAAATCGCCGGTATCCCGCTCACTGCTCCCTACACCGAACCATCATGCGGCCTCTTCTGGCAGCACGGCGTATGGCTCAATCCGCCCGCATTCGTCCACGCCCTCCTCAACCATCCGCTGATTGGACTACACGAAAACACACCGTTAACCGACATTTCCCACGACGGAGAGAAGTGGATTGCGACCACGCCAAACGGCATATTTTCCGCCACACACATCATCTATTGCACCGGTGCGCACAGCTCCTACCTGCCTGAAACCAACCTCTCCTCCCTACCCCTCAGACAAATACGCGGACAAACCGGCCTCACACCATCCACCCCATTTTCCGAACAACTGCGTTGTGCCGTTTCAGGCGAAAGTTACATCAGCCCGTCATGGCACGGGCTGCACTGCTACGGTGCAAGTTTTATTCCCAACAGCAGCAATACCGGATGGAACAAAGCCGAAGAAGCCTCAAACCGCCAAGCATTGGCACATCTTGAGCCCTCCCTTGCCGAATCATTGTTTACTACCAACCCAAACCCTCAAAAATACCAAGGGCACGCCGCCATGCGCTGCGACAGCCCAGACCATCTGCCCATCGTCGGCGCACTCGGCGACATTGCCGCCATGCAGCAGACTTACGCCAAACTTGCACTGGACAAAAACTACCGCATCGACACCCCATGCCCATATCTGCCCAATGCCTACACCAACACCGCACACGGCACCCGCGGACTCGCCACCGCCCCCATATGCGCCGCCGCCATTGCAGCCGAAATCCTAGGGTTGCCCCATCCTCTCTCAAAACGCCTGCGCCACGCCCTACACCCCAACCGTACCGTTATCCGCGCCATCGTCAGAAGGCAAAACCTGACTCCTTAA
- a CDS encoding gamma-butyrobetaine hydroxylase-like domain-containing protein, producing the protein MNNIPVEIRLLKNRTVLVLTYGDEPKELSAEFLRVHSPSAEVRGHGVGQDVLQTGKADVQITDLQPVGQYALKISFSDGHDSGLYDWDYLHGLAYGRDTMWQKYLDRLAAAGASRFAGKQGS; encoded by the coding sequence TTGAATAATATTCCTGTTGAAATCCGGTTGTTGAAAAACCGTACCGTGTTGGTTTTGACTTATGGGGACGAACCTAAGGAGCTGTCCGCCGAATTTTTACGCGTGCATTCTCCGAGTGCGGAAGTGCGCGGACACGGTGTGGGACAGGATGTTTTGCAGACCGGTAAGGCGGATGTGCAAATTACGGATTTACAGCCTGTCGGTCAGTACGCGCTGAAAATCAGTTTTTCGGACGGACACGACAGCGGGCTTTACGATTGGGACTATCTGCACGGGCTGGCATACGGACGTGATACCATGTGGCAAAAATATCTGGACAGGTTGGCGGCGGCAGGTGCATCCCGTTTTGCAGGGAAACAGGGTTCTTAA
- the ubiE gene encoding bifunctional demethylmenaquinone methyltransferase/2-methoxy-6-polyprenyl-1,4-benzoquinol methylase UbiE: protein MGEQKTHFGFSTVNEDEKAGKVAEVFHSVAKNYDIMNDVMSAGLHRVWKHFTINTAYLKKGDKVLDIAGGTGDLSRGWAKRVGKEGEVWLTDINSSMLTVGRDRLLNEGMILPVSLADAEKLPFPDNYFNLVSVAFGLRNMTHKDTALKEMYRVLKPGGTLLVLEFSKIHKPLEGAYDFYSFKLLPVMGRLIAKDAESYQYLAESIRMHPDQETLKQMMLDAGFDSVDYHNMSAGIVALHKGVKF from the coding sequence ATGGGCGAACAGAAAACGCATTTCGGATTCAGTACGGTAAATGAAGATGAGAAAGCCGGCAAAGTGGCGGAAGTCTTCCATTCGGTTGCAAAAAACTACGACATTATGAACGATGTTATGTCGGCAGGGCTGCACCGTGTGTGGAAACACTTTACCATCAATACGGCATACTTGAAAAAAGGAGACAAGGTACTGGATATCGCGGGCGGTACGGGTGATTTGTCCCGAGGGTGGGCAAAACGTGTCGGCAAAGAGGGCGAAGTTTGGCTGACCGATATTAATTCTTCCATGCTGACCGTCGGGCGCGACCGGCTTTTGAACGAAGGCATGATTCTTCCCGTATCGCTTGCCGATGCGGAAAAACTGCCTTTCCCTGACAATTATTTTAATTTGGTTTCCGTGGCGTTCGGTTTGCGGAATATGACGCACAAGGATACCGCGCTGAAAGAGATGTACCGTGTTTTGAAACCTGGCGGAACATTGCTGGTATTGGAGTTTTCCAAAATCCACAAACCGCTCGAAGGCGCATACGATTTTTATTCTTTCAAGCTGTTGCCGGTGATGGGCAGGCTGATTGCGAAAGATGCGGAGAGTTACCAGTATCTTGCCGAATCTATCCGCATGCATCCTGACCAGGAAACTTTAAAGCAAATGATGCTGGATGCCGGATTTGACAGTGTGGACTATCATAATATGAGTGCGGGGATTGTGGCCCTGCATAAAGGCGTTAAATTCTAA
- the folK gene encoding 2-amino-4-hydroxy-6-hydroxymethyldihydropteridine diphosphokinase — MNNRHFAIIALGSNLDNPVQQIRSALDALSSHPDIQLQKTSSLYATVPVGYDDQPDFVNAVCAVSTDMDGISLLSVLNRIEADFGRKRSFINAPRTLDLDIIDFDGIFSDDPHLTLPHPRAHERSFVMRPLAEILPDFILGKHGKAAELSGKLGDQGIHLLTDK; from the coding sequence ATGAACAACAGACATTTTGCCATCATCGCCTTAGGCAGCAACCTTGACAACCCCGTACAACAAATACGCAGCGCATTGGACGCACTGTCGTCCCATCCCGATATTCAGCTGCAGAAAACCTCATCCCTATATGCTACCGTCCCCGTCGGCTATGACGACCAACCTGACTTTGTCAATGCCGTCTGCGCCGTATCCACCGACATGGACGGTATCTCACTGCTCTCCGTACTCAACCGTATCGAAGCTGATTTCGGACGAAAACGCAGTTTTATAAATGCGCCGCGCACATTAGATCTGGATATCATCGACTTTGACGGCATATTCAGCGACGATCCCCATCTTACCCTACCGCATCCGCGCGCCCACGAACGCAGTTTTGTCATGCGTCCTTTGGCAGAAATCCTCCCTGATTTTATCCTAGGCAAACACGGAAAAGCCGCCGAATTGTCCGGAAAGCTTGGCGATCAAGGTATCCACCTCCTGACGGATAAATAA
- a CDS encoding SirB2 family protein, whose protein sequence is MQYLIVKYSHQIFVTITILVFNIRFLLLWKNPEKPLAGFWKALPHLNDTMLLFTGLWLMKITHFSPFNAPWLGTKILLLLAYIALGMIMMRARPRSAKFYAVYLLAMCCVACIVYLAKTKVVPF, encoded by the coding sequence ATGCAGTACCTAATTGTAAAATACAGCCATCAAATCTTCGTTACCATCACCATTTTGGTATTCAACATCCGTTTTCTCCTACTTTGGAAAAATCCAGAAAAGCCCTTGGCCGGCTTTTGGAAAGCACTGCCCCACCTCAACGACACCATGCTGCTGTTTACCGGATTGTGGTTGATGAAAATTACCCATTTCTCTCCATTCAACGCACCATGGCTCGGTACAAAAATCCTGCTCCTGCTCGCCTATATCGCATTAGGTATGATTATGATGCGTGCCCGCCCCCGTTCGGCCAAATTCTATGCCGTTTATCTGCTTGCCATGTGTTGCGTCGCCTGTATCGTTTACCTTGCAAAAACCAAAGTCGTGCCATTCTGA
- a CDS encoding tRNA (mnm(5)s(2)U34)-methyltransferase has protein sequence MLLQNIIPFAHYLLQQTLPKGGNALDGTAGNGHDTLFLAQTAGILGKVWAFDIQPQALTLTQCRLKEAGYENAQLILDGHENLKQYVSEPLDAAIFNFGWLPGGDKSLTTCTETSIPALCATLSLLKEGGMLITVLYPGHENGKQEAEAIEQWAKELPQEQFAVLRYGFINRKNSPPYLLAFEKLRQK, from the coding sequence ATGTTATTGCAAAACATCATTCCATTCGCCCATTACCTTTTACAGCAAACACTACCCAAAGGCGGGAACGCCTTAGACGGCACAGCCGGCAACGGACATGACACCCTTTTTCTTGCACAAACAGCAGGCATTCTGGGAAAAGTGTGGGCATTCGATATCCAACCGCAAGCCCTGACCCTCACACAATGCCGCCTAAAAGAAGCGGGATACGAGAATGCACAACTCATCTTAGACGGACACGAAAACCTGAAACAATATGTTTCAGAACCGCTAGATGCCGCCATTTTCAACTTTGGCTGGCTGCCCGGCGGAGACAAAAGCCTTACCACCTGCACGGAAACCAGCATTCCCGCCCTTTGCGCAACCCTCTCCCTGCTGAAAGAAGGCGGTATGCTTATTACCGTCCTCTATCCGGGACACGAAAACGGCAAACAGGAGGCCGAAGCAATCGAACAATGGGCAAAAGAGCTGCCCCAAGAACAATTTGCCGTTTTACGTTACGGTTTTATCAACCGGAAGAATAGCCCACCCTATCTTTTGGCATTTGAAAAACTGCGTCAAAAATAA
- the hfq gene encoding RNA chaperone Hfq: MTAKGQMLQDPFLNALRKEHVPVSIYLVNGIKLQGQVESFDQYVVLLRNTSVTQMVYKHAISTIVPARSVNLQHENRPQTAPASALVQVETVQQSAE, encoded by the coding sequence ATGACAGCTAAAGGACAAATGTTGCAAGATCCCTTCCTGAACGCATTGCGTAAAGAGCATGTTCCGGTTTCGATTTACTTAGTTAACGGTATCAAATTGCAAGGTCAGGTTGAGTCTTTCGATCAATACGTTGTTCTCCTGAGAAACACTTCCGTAACACAAATGGTTTACAAACACGCCATTTCCACCATCGTACCGGCACGCTCTGTCAACCTTCAACACGAAAACAGACCACAAACCGCACCTGCATCAGCCCTCGTCCAAGTGGAAACCGTCCAACAATCTGCTGAATAA
- a CDS encoding serine hydrolase, with product MSVRTLKHLPSSLLLGLCLSLPSAYLFAEDDILGQFLEHNLFTSSDPIEIFAESPIHPTNTQAITGGLILSSQSALVVNNKTGQILYQKNADRIMPIASISKLMSAMVVLDANLNMDETITITTDEIDRIKGTGSRLAIGTSLTRKELLHLSLMSSENRATHALGRTYPGGMGAFVAAMNRKAQSLGMYSSRFYEPTGLNYQNVSTAKDLSLMVNAAVQYPQIRINSTSNHAAVQTKNGQQNYKNSNALVREGMWNIELQKTGYIREAGRSMVVRANIQNQPVTIILLNSPTSATRVNDARKIESWMLQQRS from the coding sequence ATGTCCGTCCGCACCTTAAAACATCTGCCTTCGTCTCTGCTACTCGGTTTATGCCTGTCTCTGCCTTCGGCATATCTCTTTGCCGAAGACGATATTTTAGGACAATTTTTGGAACATAACCTGTTCACATCCTCCGACCCGATAGAAATATTTGCAGAAAGTCCGATACACCCCACCAATACCCAAGCCATTACAGGCGGGCTGATTCTTTCCTCCCAATCCGCACTGGTTGTTAATAATAAAACGGGACAAATACTGTATCAGAAAAATGCCGACAGAATCATGCCCATCGCCTCCATCTCCAAACTCATGAGCGCAATGGTCGTTTTAGATGCAAATTTAAACATGGATGAAACCATTACCATTACGACAGACGAAATCGACCGCATCAAAGGAACAGGCAGCCGCCTTGCCATCGGCACATCCCTTACTCGGAAAGAGCTGCTTCATTTAAGCCTGATGAGCAGCGAAAACCGAGCCACCCACGCGCTGGGGAGGACCTACCCCGGCGGCATGGGCGCATTTGTCGCCGCAATGAACCGTAAAGCACAAAGCCTGGGTATGTACAGCAGCCGATTTTACGAACCGACCGGCCTCAACTACCAAAACGTTTCCACAGCCAAAGACCTAAGCCTTATGGTCAACGCAGCCGTACAATATCCCCAGATACGTATCAACTCGACTTCCAACCACGCTGCCGTACAAACGAAAAACGGACAGCAAAACTATAAAAATTCCAATGCCTTGGTTAGGGAAGGCATGTGGAACATCGAGCTGCAGAAGACAGGCTATATACGCGAGGCGGGCAGGTCTATGGTCGTCAGGGCCAATATTCAAAACCAACCGGTTACCATCATATTGTTAAATTCGCCTACATCCGCCACTCGGGTCAACGACGCACGCAAAATCGAATCATGGATGCTGCAGCAACGTTCTTAA
- a CDS encoding peroxiredoxin: MGLKYEFTLPSSSGADFHSAEHLPLVVYFYPKDSTPGCTTEGLDFNARLEQFGDLGYTVVGISRDGVKAHQNFCEKQGFRFELLSDKDETVCRLFDVIKLKKLYGKESFGIERSTFVLNKDGEIVHEWRKVKVAGHAQEVLETLS; this comes from the coding sequence ATGGGTTTGAAATATGAATTTACCCTGCCTTCAAGCAGCGGTGCGGATTTCCATTCGGCAGAACATCTGCCTTTGGTTGTGTATTTTTATCCGAAAGACAGTACGCCCGGCTGTACGACGGAGGGACTGGATTTTAATGCGAGATTGGAGCAGTTCGGCGACTTGGGTTATACCGTGGTCGGCATTTCGCGAGACGGGGTGAAGGCGCATCAGAACTTTTGTGAGAAACAGGGTTTCCGGTTCGAACTGTTGAGTGACAAGGATGAAACAGTGTGCCGCCTGTTTGATGTCATCAAATTGAAGAAACTGTATGGGAAAGAGTCGTTCGGTATCGAGCGCAGTACGTTTGTTCTGAATAAGGACGGTGAAATCGTCCATGAATGGAGGAAGGTTAAGGTGGCGGGCCATGCGCAGGAAGTGCTGGAAACGCTTTCCTGA
- the xerD gene encoding site-specific tyrosine recombinase XerD, whose amino-acid sequence MEEDLIDRLLETLWLDRRLSRNTLDSYRRDLEKIARRLSLCGQTLRDADESDLAAAVYVAGEKRSSQARALSACKRLYLWMEREGMRTDNPTRLLKPPKIDKNIPTLITEQQISRLLSAPDTDTPHGLRDKALLELMYATGLRVSEAVRLSFGNLDLDRGCITTLGKGNKQRIVPMGRESVYWVERYYKEARPLLLKGRSCDALFVSQKKTGISRQLAWMIVKEYASQAGIEHISPHSLRHAFATHLVQHGLDLRVVQDMLGHADLNTTQIYTHVANVRLHSVVKEHHSRN is encoded by the coding sequence ATGGAAGAAGATTTGATTGACAGGCTGCTTGAAACCTTGTGGCTGGATCGGCGGCTTAGTCGGAATACCTTGGACAGCTACCGGCGGGATTTGGAAAAAATTGCCCGCCGGTTGTCTTTGTGCGGTCAAACCCTGAGGGATGCGGACGAATCGGATTTGGCAGCGGCGGTTTATGTTGCCGGTGAGAAACGAAGCTCTCAGGCCCGTGCATTATCAGCATGCAAACGCCTGTATTTATGGATGGAGCGTGAAGGCATGAGGACGGACAATCCCACCCGTTTGCTGAAACCGCCCAAAATCGACAAGAATATTCCGACCCTGATTACCGAGCAGCAGATTTCCCGACTGCTTTCCGCACCGGATACGGATACTCCGCACGGTTTGCGGGATAAGGCATTGCTTGAATTAATGTATGCAACCGGCTTGCGTGTTAGCGAAGCGGTCAGGCTGAGTTTTGGCAATCTGGATTTGGACAGGGGGTGTATCACTACCTTGGGCAAGGGTAACAAGCAAAGGATAGTGCCGATGGGGCGGGAATCCGTATATTGGGTGGAGCGTTACTACAAGGAGGCGCGCCCGTTGCTGTTAAAGGGCAGGTCTTGCGATGCATTGTTCGTCAGTCAGAAAAAAACAGGCATTTCCCGACAGCTGGCATGGATGATAGTTAAAGAATATGCAAGTCAGGCAGGTATCGAACACATCAGCCCGCACAGCCTGCGCCATGCTTTCGCCACACACTTGGTGCAGCACGGATTGGATTTGCGCGTGGTTCAGGATATGTTGGGACATGCCGATTTGAACACGACTCAGATTTATACCCATGTTGCCAATGTGCGGCTGCATAGCGTGGTTAAGGAACATCATTCCCGAAATTGA
- a CDS encoding (2Fe-2S)-binding protein translates to MFVCICNAVTDHQIKETIAAGATTMGDLQSQLGVATCCGCCGELAASFLTAHNAQPTVTAGISVQV, encoded by the coding sequence ATGTTTGTCTGTATCTGCAATGCCGTTACCGACCATCAAATTAAAGAAACTATTGCCGCAGGCGCGACCACAATGGGTGATTTGCAATCGCAGTTGGGCGTGGCAACCTGTTGCGGCTGCTGCGGGGAGCTTGCTGCTTCGTTTTTGACGGCACATAACGCGCAACCGACGGTTACGGCAGGTATTAGCGTTCAAGTATAA